The Triticum aestivum cultivar Chinese Spring chromosome 5A, IWGSC CS RefSeq v2.1, whole genome shotgun sequence genomic sequence gtctcggggactacacccagtgggtgcacttagcgtgcccccaccggttcagatcccactcgcccagaccgagtggaagaacgcaactaccaaagacaacaaaacacccagtgggtgctctgattcgacgcaaacaacaggagattgtgtagaagaaaattttcgggtagcatatcctcaTAGAACAAGAGCAGTCGGAAAAtctacttacctggacattggcccgaagagcagcgctggcgtcgtaggcagcctggctattctcatgcaccgtcttcacccgctccatcatcacgtcagcctgtcggatggcttccgcagccgcttccgactggttgtccgggacggggtagctggtgaaaaagagagcagacgacccaggtgtggcagcttggagctccgtggcgtggagttggacgactgaaggaatcaccggtgcagtcgacggtgcggggtgctcactcgacaagggtgcaGCGAAGGTTACAGAGGCCCTGCCCGCGTCTTCAGGTTGACGGACGGGTGGTGTTGTTGTTGGCCCTTGCCGAGACATCTTGCCAGctgctaccttcttgctcttcctgggcttaagagccacatcttcatcgtcatctggaagatcgatgacgttgggtggagctgcaagacagatcattcgaccccaagtgaaccactagaATGCAATCGACCAaggaatcaagaacaagatcataagagtttcTACCTGGGTTagaggtaaccgcgtcttccatctcctcgtctcggTACTAGAGAGAAGAGGTTCCTGATGTAGGAGCACTGCAAAGACCCGCATCCAGTCGGTTACGTCCTGTTACTCGAGTCGACGAAAAGAacaagtcagatgattacccggagatagtagggacggtcactttgatcctgggcaaagcctttggcggtttgaaggaggtggctttcggtgctttcggcgctggaggcggcacaactttgggctgcttcggagccttctcaatcGGCATTGGGGAAGACGTCCTGGGATGCTTCAAAGACTGCCCAATCGGCGCAACCACCAGGCCCGGAgcgctcgccgggtcgtgagcgtgtttggatctcctctccctgtgaggaggcgagtcgacctcttcgtcatcagtcgattcgtcgctctcctcgtcctcctcagcATCCGAGTACCCttcgccgctctcgcccccgctcgctccttcctcgacgtcttgctcctgcactccgttgggcattgagtacatgtcgatgagggcctgaaAAGACAACGATCAAAGGAAATGCAGTCGACCATCAACAAGATGTCACACAGTGAATcagaaagatacttgataaaacagaatcatacctgctccggctgacgtgagttgtcgaatggaattaccctcctagacccccgagtgttgtctttgttgctggtgatccccatcagccacttctccaaggtgtccttgctgacgtcctccgggtggatccgagtggaatcctcgagaccagagtacatccacatcggatgatcacgtgcctgaagcggttggatgtgtcgaccgagaaagacctccagcaggtccatctcAGTCACCCCGTCACGGACAAGTTGGATgacccgctcgaccagcaccttgacccGCGCCTTCTCTTCTGAAACCATCTTCAGGGGGCGGgattctccactcgagccaaagaaaagggaggaagtccagtcgactgacccggggtcggctggtccttacagtaaaaccaaggcgactgccagccccggaccgagtcgggaaggatcattgctgggaaggtgctcttgttcctcatctggatcctcaGGCCCcaacacatctggatcacttgcgtcctctcatcactcggattggcctttttgaccgactgggagcggcagATGAAGAtctgtttgaaaagaccccagtgcggccgacagcccaagaaattttcacacatcgacacgaaagcagccagatagactatggtgtttggagtgaaatggtggagctgagccccaaagaagttcaaaaagccccggaagaaaggatggggaggcagtgagaatccgcgatctacgtgggtggcgaggagaacgcactcaccctcccttggctgcggctcggtctcgttccccgggagccgtgccgacttgtgggggatcagtcccccctccaccaggtcgtcgaggtcgtcctggctgatcgtcgagcggatccagtcgccctggatccagcccggcggcaggccggatctcgacgaggatccgccccggctggtccgcttgcccttcgccttcgcggtcgccttcttcgcgcgctccagcgccaccgtcttctctttcccCATGGCGACGGATCGAGTTCGAGCGAGGGTCCGgcgacgagagcagaagcgagcgtggcggagaggtcggaggaagaagaaaagagaatgggagcgcacggggcagaggcctggtccggtgccttttataaggtcgttccccgagtgactgactggtggacccagacgatctaaacaaatcccgcaaaagtcgcgcgcgcagtacgtggcgaaaaaggtggcgcggagatcgaggagacttgcctaatccgtcccgattaccacGGTCTCGCCCGtctggcgcgcttcccaaaattcgaatcccgcgaaatccgcggaGAGCAGAGCAACTTGCCAGACTGAAAACGCCCTCTACATTATCATTCGGAATTCTACCatgaaaattcactcgacaaaaaccaagaatggaccaaggcgactgaacaAGGAGTCGACGTCGTCTCCTCAATTCATTGTTccagaacaagatatactcatagcacaaagaatgagtcggaagtgttcccaactccttcctcactcaaaccctgatccattcgggggctaatgatgaagctatgtacctagggtagggtcatggatctgtccaacataccctccccaaggacatctctacaaagaatcagaagcagtcgaagagaaaccatcatccactcgaccatgaagatgtgttcactcgaccaccttgaagacactcgaccaccaaaaGATGAGAAGCCCTTCACTCCGCAACGGTTGGGgtttaaaccatagctttatggacatttatagcactttactttgaacgttaccagtaacgctcctcctttatgaacattgaaccctgtgcaacagaggggagctggggtcctggcgcactctatataagccaccccctcctctgggacaggggttcgcactttctgtaattcacacgcatatattcagtcgaccgcctccgggctccgagatgtagggctgttacttccttcgtgaagggtctgaactcgtaaaactcgtgtgtacaactcctccatagctaggctcttgtctctacattcctacccccctattctactgtcagtcttagaaccacgacagagaTCACGCAGGAACTCTttccagccgccgcctcctccttcaaGAAAAGCTAGGGTTCGTGCCTCTCACCGGCTCCGCTGCAGGTCCGCCtcatctccggtggccctagggccatgggggcgcggtggatcctggcaagggtcGGAGGGAGGGCTCCGTTGTTAGTCGTTCCTTCAAGATTTGTTagagtttgtgtcctactcaggaagacgagatagcggcggctctctgaagatgaaataaaggtcttcccgcctagtccccgttccggtggtgcgtctagcatcgttggtgggcgtgtggaggtgtgtctccggcggatctatcctcggtggatttgctcggatctggttgtgGTTCGTCTATGtttgtgtgtcttcaggttggatcctttcgatctacgttattcttcatcagcGACGATTGCTGTTTTGGTGCactggtcctacggggccttagcacgacgacttcccgactgtctactacaacaagttgtgcccgactccggcgagggagggatgatgacggtggcgcgccttcggctcgcttcagtgattgtaatcgtcgctaggtggtctatggatctggatgtaatttttattatttctagtgttcgttgtactgccatgatagaAGATGAATAGACTGAAAGTTTTCTCAAAAAAAGATGGAGGAGATCGGCGCGGCGGGTATCTCTCTGTGTACGTTGTAGTGCGTACGTGGTGTTGCTTTTAGATTAAGGCTATTTTTGATAGCAAATGGTGAAATAAACTGAAGTATCCAAAACTGAAGTAATTTTGCCAGTAGGTATGAGATACCATGGTTTCATCAAAACACAATATTTTGAAGTATTCACAATACATAGAACCTGTTTGGTTGTTGTCGCACACCACCGTAAATTTTGATGTCTAGCCATTGTGTTAGCAGTGCAAACAAGCGCAGCTAGCTGGCCGTTTGAATATTTTTTCTGTTGCATTCAACTTATCTGCCATGCACACGCAGCTAGCTAGCATATAGCTTACCGTTAGCAGGGTAAACACGCCTAGCTGGCTTCTTTACAATTTCTGGTGCGTTATTCCCGGCAGCTAGCTAGGTGGCCCTTACCTTACCATACGCGTGCATAAGAACAGGAGAATGCAAAACCTAAACAGGCAAGGTACATACCAACCATCCACCACAAGGCACGTATGTACCCAGCCTAGCTAGCTCGTTTCTTTCCCTTGCTCTGTTTAAGAAAAAGAGGTCCAGGGTTCTCTTTTTTATGCAGAGAAATTACTACAGTTTCAAGAATACTTTAGTTTTAATAACACAATATTTAGTGCTAACCAAACAGGTCACAGTAAATAAAACTATGATATTTGGAAAAACTGTAGTATTCTTAAAATATTTAGAAAATACTTTGCTATCAAAGAGGGCCTAAGACAGGTAACAAAAGCATTCGATCCGAGTCACGGTCGAATTTGGTATCCAAACCTTCCAAGTCTCATTGGCAGTTAAAAGTACACCACAGGGTTAATAAGTAAGGAAGGAAACGTTAGAGAAGAAACCAACCGCCGGAAAGTCGAGGAGATGGCCAGCCGCAGACAGCGGAGGAAGATCggcgagaagaagaagaggagaaaggcCAGAGCGGCTACGATAAAGAAGAAGATCGTCAAGAAGTCGTCTGCGCCAGCGCCGCAAGGTTCGTgcgtttctttcttctttttcttttgcgggGCTTCTCTTGTTGGACAACCAATATGCAATTTTTTTGTGAGGGAATATGTATGTAGGTTTTGCTTATTAGTTACCGTCATGGTCCATACACGGACACTAACACGCGTTCGTGCACATCTGAAAAGCCATCCAACCCAAACCCTCTGCCGCACTCACGGGGTGCAGAAACGGGCGGCAGGAGGGCACGGCGCCGGCCAAGGAGCAGGACGACAAGAAACGTGCGTACGCATATGACCGGTGTACGTACTTCCACAATCGACCAAGCGTGTAGGGTACTGACGACATCCCTCGTGTTTTCTCTCAGACGATGAGCGCCGCCGCAGTGAGAAGAGGACATGCGGCGTCTGCGGAGTAGGCAGACTCCACGACAACGATCACTTCTGCCCCTACAACTACATCCACGGGCGTATCCGCCTCAGCACCTGCGCGGAGCGGTGCCGTCCGGGGAGTCACCCGCTGTTGCTGGCCTCCTCCTGCTCTGAGACTGACCAGCTGCGGCGCTTCGTACGAGTGACCAACGTGCCGCTGAGCGCGATACCCGGCGACCGCGAGCTCAACTGGTTCTTCAGGCGGTTCGGAGCGCTCGTCGGGTGCAAACTCACGAGGCTGAGTCTCGACGACCGCGTCGGCTTCGGTTGGGTCGCGTTCCAGAGACGCGACAACGCGGAGGAGGCCATCAACAAGCTCAACGGCCACCTCGTCGGCGACCGCAGGCTCCGAGTCGACTGGGCATATCCACGCTGAGATATTAGATAAATACCTAGCTACTCCGTACGTGCAACGTATTGTGGAATTTCCTTCACACAGCGAGAGCATCTTTAGCCGATCCCAAAAAAACTGTAATGGAGTAAAAAAAAATATTTTACTTCACTAAACCACACCTAGCCGAATCCGATATGAGGGATTAAAATGTTTACTCCTCCGCCGAAACCTTCCCCCGCGGCGCATAAATATACTCGGCCCCCGGCCGTGCGGCCAAGTCAAAATTGTCCCGTCTCTTTCCCCCCGCTGCACGGTTACATCCTTCCCGCCTCCACCACCCCACGCGTCGCTGTCGCCGCCGATGACAACCCCCGTCATCGGAATGGGTAATCAAGACCCATCCGCCACCCCactggccaccgccgccgccggaaaccacCACTGCGCCGTCGCCCACACCGAAAAGAAGGTTTGGGATGAAAAATCTTCGCCGGCCACAAGCATTGGCTCCCACCGCGACCAAGGCCGCGGCCACACCGAATTCTTCATTGACGGGCATAGAGTTTTGACAAAGAGGGAGACATGGAGGCCACCTAGGCCATCTCGAGCGATGGAGTTCCTAATGCATCCAATCAGAAGGTCTTGTTGTTTACATGCCATCGAAACTGATATGATCCTGAATCGTCAGTCTCCCTTGATATGATCCTGAATCAAAATTGTTCCGCTGCCGATACCCTTTGATGAGGAGGTGGCCAAAAGCCAAGTACGGATGAATCTAATGGCGAGAGTGGGTCTGCGACATCTCTGCTAGTGCTGCAGAGAGCATGGACGCGCAAAACTTCGAGGGAGATGCAGTTGCTAGTGCTAGGCGGGAGAGTTCGCCCCAAGAGTCAGAGCTGTCAACCGAGAAGGTGAATCCATATGTCCCTCTAGCAGATGCGCTATCTCGCCACTGGCCTTTATATTTGCGTCCGGTTTAGCGTTTCTAGGTTTTTTTAGACCTAGCTGAAGCGGTATATTTGCATCGGCCCGTAAAAAATATACGGGCGGCCCGCAAACCGCTGCTTTCGCCCCTCCATCGCAGTCTACTCCTCCTCCGACATCTTCTTTTCTTAGCTCCGGCAAGTGCATCCGGTCGGTTTTTTCCCTATCAAGCACAAATCATGTCGGGATAAGGTCACAGACGTGGAGACCACCGAGCAAGCGCGGCCGACAAGACATGGAGGCCGGCAGCTCCAGCCTGTCTGCCGTCGAGCCGTGGCACCAGACGCAGGCGCAAAACCGCGGCGCCCTCTCCCGCAGCGGCGGCAACCACGTGTGGCAACGCTTTAACGAGCTCAACGACCAGCTCTGGCTGACAACAAAGAAGCTCCGCGAGGCGGTGGCGGCCAGCGAAGAGGGCGCTGCCGAACGCCCCGAGGCGGCGAAGGCGGATTACGAGCTTGCCTACACCCTGTACCACTCGGCTTGTGAGTACTTCCTCCATGTGAAGCCGTGAGCCGCCGCCGGCCCTCCGTCGAGCTAGGTTTAAGTTTAAGTTTGTGTGTGTGCATGAGCGCGCGAGAGATGAACTCCAGCATGTACCCGACTATCTATGTAGTAGAAACTTGTTTTAAGTTTAAGTTTTTAAATTTGCGGTACCATTTTGGTATTTGTTCTATGCCGAGGATGAACTGCCCGCAATATGGATTTAGTGTGAACCGTAAATTGATTTTGCAGGTAGGGAATTTAGCACAACTGCTAGAGTTGCCCGCAATATCGATTAAGTACTTATTCAGCTTGATAGTTCTGGTACTTTGCTACTTGGGATAGAAAATCCTTTGCATTTTGTGCTGATAATCTTTTTCTATAAAAGTACGTACTGGGGTAGGGAGACTAGTTGATGACCATGTAGTGGACTCGCGTGGTAGGGCAAACGATGCACCGCATGTGTTCGTCATTATGCTGGAGCCTTCTTTTGGTGCCATGCAGTAAAAATATCGTTGCAACAATaacatgttttttttttgcatgatGGTGTCCTGCATGTCGTGTGCTATCCGTGGTGTTAGTAGTGTCTATTGTATCTCTAGGATCATTAGCTTAAGTTTGAGCCACTGAAATAAAGAGAAGATGGTCATACCTTGATCTGATGGTACAACCATCTTCTCCTCTGAGCTCTTTACCACCTAGATCGCTTCATCAGGTGGTTGTGTTGGTTCTTCCCAGCGCTTCAGTGTAATGCTTTATCGTCAGCGATCTCCATTTATGTGTCAGAGAGTGAGATAAGTAGCTTAGAGCAGCAGCTTGTGTTCCAGCAACATCTGGATCACTATCACCTCTCTTGTTAGAATAAAACGCTAATGTAAAATCATAGACCACACCGAGACAcgatatttgttaacgaggttcaccaatatGGCTACATTCCAGGCCATAACTACGGACGCTTTTCCCCAAGATACCGCAACACCGGCCGTCCAGCACCGGCACAAGCCGTCGGCTCCCCCGCGTACCTGTTACTGTCAAGTCGTCATAATGGGTTACAACGTGTGATGCCCCTCCGTATATAAGAGGCCTAGCATACAAGTGTCCGACTCCTACACAACTCGTACCTAACCACACCAATTACAACTCCAAGTTCACGTAACCCCTTGCatacataatattcgacacaaatATAACAAACTCCACCATGGCGAATGTTCTCCACCATCTAGAAGTCGTTCATGCTCAAACCTCCATGTACTCCGGACTTGGGTTGTTTCCTTTGTAACTTACTGAGAGCTACCCGACGGGTCAGACCCGTCGCCACTGTGGGACTTCACTGCTACTCCTGCAGCTCCACTCTCCATGGCTCCACCTGCAATAGTGTTCCCTTACAACTTGTAAAGATGCGAAGCTGTCCTCTCTCCTATCATTACGGTCACCCTATCTTTCATGATTTTCATAGTCCTCTTATCCCGATCAGAACGGAATTCCATACCACCATCATGAAGAACACCAAGCGAAATTAGATTCCTCCTTAGCCCTGGCACATGCCTGACTCCCTGAAGTATCCGCTTAACTCCGTCAAACATCTTGATTTTGATGTCACCTACTACAGCAACACGATAACCTGTGTCATCGCCCACATAGGCTAAACAAAACTCACCAGACTTGTACGAAGAGAACCACTCCCTATTGGGTGTCGCATGAAAAGAGTAAGCTGAATCCAACATCCACGCTTCAGTTTTTGTTGACCGCCTGTTTGATACAACGAGAACATCACTATCACTGTCTGAGCCATCACCATGAGTAGCCGCATTAGCACTTGCCCCACCCTTCAGTTCTGGGCATTCCCTCTTTATATGTCCtcaatccttgcacctgtaacactgcacttttttcttctttttcttctccgcctCTTGTCCCTTCCTGAGCTGATAACCTTTGACTGCCAACCCCAAACCTTGAGTACTCTCCTCTGTAGCACTCTTTTGCTTCCTCAACTCATGCCCAAGCAACGCTGCAGTGACTTCCTCATTATTGACGGTTGTCTTTCCATGTGTCAATGTAATGACCAAATGCTCATAGGACGGTGGCAACGAAACAAGAAGAAGTAGCGCCTTATCCTCATCATCAATATTCACATCCAGGCGCGCTAGATCTGTGACCAACTGATTAAAGGCATTCACATGCTCCACAAGATCCGACCCCTCCTGCATCTTCAGTCCATagaacttttgcttcaaatacagctTATTGGTCGCTAACTTGGACATATAACGATTTGCCGACTTATCCCAAATTCCCTTAGGAGTATCTTCGTCCATGACATGATACATGACCTAATCCGCAAGACAAAGTTGTATGGTAGCGGCCGCTTGCATTTGCATATCCTCCCACGCATCATTGTCAACCTTGGCCAGCTTCGTCTCCTGCAAACCCTTCAAGATTCCCTGCTGCGTCAGAAGATCCTTGACTCTTGTCTGCCATAGACCGAAGTTACCCATGCCATCGAATTTCTTCACATCAAATTTGGCGAACCCCGGCGCCATGCCGAGCCGCGATCTAATTGACCTGTTGCCGCCGGTCTTACCGCCCTTGTTTTCCTCTACGACTTCCTCACGAAAAAGATCACTAATCTCATATTACTCGTCTGAAGCCACGTCGCAGTCCGCGATCTACCAAGAAATATGACCCTCACAACCTTTCTGTCTGCCCTTCAAAAAATCACTTGAAGCCTCTTGCCGCAACGCGCAGATTAATTCCGCCCACAGCAACTCGTCCGCTCCACCTTTTCCCTGAACTCGCAAACAATTTATGTTGTGTCTGCTAGCCTCCGTCGCCAGCCTTTTATTTCCGCTGGATCACCCGGGCGCTAATTTTCCTTGCCTGATACGGAAATCGAGTCCGAACTATCATCGTTTACCAGGAATCTCCAAAGTCCAAGCAAGTCCACCAGACCAGCATAGACCCGAACACGTACGCGCACATACTTCCAGATTTTAATCATAACTCTTGTGTAGGTAGGCTTGTCCCCTGGCCACACACCTATCTTTTTTGAACCGCTCATGCATGTATCCCTGGACTCCTGCGCTAACACGTACTGCTGATTATTTCCTTCCTTGCGTGATGCATGCCATCCACGGAGACCTGCTGCTGCACGCAACCAAGTGCCTGGCGCGTTTCTCGTACGCAGCATAGTAACTTTCCTTTTCTCGATCTGTTCACCTCGGAAAAACTCGCCGCAAATTCCGACGAACAGCTCACACCTTATCTCTAATCTTGATTCTCGCCAGCGATCTGTACTGCCCCGTCGCTCGTACTTACCGACGCCAACCCTACCATAACAGTCGCCACCTCGTGCATCGTCCTTGCACAAGCCGTGTCGTACCCTGGCCATCCACGTCGCCGACATAATTCGTCCGTAGTGCCGCGCCGTCACCCTTGTACAACACCGAGCGCATCGTCTTGATGCTCTCACACTCTGATCTATCCGGCCGTCCCCCACGTATGGTCGTCGGTCTAATCGCGAGCCGAATCCGTCACCTCTGTAATGTTTTCAATAGCTACTATGCCGGTCCGATCGCCACGTCTAGCCGATCCTTACCGACCGCAGCCCATCGAACGGTTCAGGCCTCCTGCCCGAAGTGTCCGACACCACCGACCGCCTCCACAGTCGCCGCCATGCTCCACCTTGCACCAATCGGACGTTCCATGGTGCCCGTCGAGCATGATCCTCGTACCTTCGGATGATCTTCCGCATAGCCTTCTcataaccttgctcatgataccacttgtgttagaataaaacgctaatgcaagatcatagacgacacaccgaggcacgatatttgttaacgaggttcaccgatatggctatatcccggggcatgactacgggtgCTCCTTCCCAAGATACCGCAACACCGGCCGCACAGGCACCGGCACAAGCCGTCGGCTCCCCTGCGTACTTGTTGCTATCAAGTCGTCATGATGGGTTACAACGTGTGGTGCCCCTCCGTATATAAGAGGCCTAGAATACAAGTGTCCGACTCCTACACAACTCGTACCTAACCACACCAATTACAACTCCAAGTCCACGTAACCCCTTGCgtacataatattcgacacaaatATAACATCTCTCTATATATATTTTAGCACTGTGCACTGGGGGCCAACACCTGGTTGGAGATGGATGACCCCCATCAGGGCAACTCAGCAAGTTACTTTAGCTACACTATAGCAACCAGCCTACTGCAGCTGATCCCGTAGCAGCCATCTACATTTTGCACGAAGATGAAAATATTGCAAGGGTCAATAAGTTTACCACTGAACGAGTGACTATAGTACATCACCTCATATCAAATGAAACTTCTTAAAGTTATGAGCTCCATAAACTTGATTCATGTCATCCATTAACTTTATTTACATAATTCCTTACATAAACATCATATACGTTACAGACTCATCTTTTGATAAAATGGCACACCAACACAATAGATTACAACAATCAGTTAAGTACTGCTGAACCAAGTGACTATGGTCCCCATCTGATCTTAAAATGAGCCTTTTGGGGAGATAGTATCATAATGGTCCCAACTTTTCTAGGATCAAAGGCTTTCAACCAAACCCATGACGGCAACATGCTCTCTGAATACACTGGATGGTAATCCTTTCATGAGCGGATCAACTAACATCAACTTAGTACTTATGTACTTAACATTGATTGTCTGATC encodes the following:
- the LOC123107456 gene encoding polyadenylate-binding protein, cytoplasmic and nuclear-like gives rise to the protein MASRRQRRKIGEKKKRRKARAATIKKKIVKKSSAPAPQAIQPKPSAALTGCRNGRQEGTAPAKEQDDKKHDERRRSEKRTCGVCGVGRLHDNDHFCPYNYIHGRIRLSTCAERCRPGSHPLLLASSCSETDQLRRFVRVTNVPLSAIPGDRELNWFFRRFGALVGCKLTRLSLDDRVGFGWVAFQRRDNAEEAINKLNGHLVGDRRLRVDWAYPR